The following proteins are co-located in the Manihot esculenta cultivar AM560-2 chromosome 7, M.esculenta_v8, whole genome shotgun sequence genome:
- the LOC110618489 gene encoding uncharacterized protein LOC110618489 isoform X5 yields the protein MVLDIFISIFTEVIKEPIMEFVVVPIKRHISYPFTYKSKVEKLHHESEKLKNRKVKLQRAVEEATRKGEEIDESVNKWLNDAGKAIEEAEECIKGEEQAKKRCFVGLCPDLKTRYHLSKKAEKKALAIHELASEDDHNPISFPPHPQQIVAPSVYAREGLNSRELFLEKVMDALLDPDLNMIGVYGLGGVGKTTLAKQVHRKALEGKRFGVVAMVAVGQTPELRRIQSEIADILGLEFKSEEIPGRANRLYERLKKELEKEKTELEKEKKVLIILDDVWKKLDLNAVGIPFGDGFKGCKILLTSRSQDVLSRKMGTQQEFKLDVLQDEEARSLFEITVAGAKDSELPPIAAEIAKKCAGLPLLLLTVATDLRNRELYAWNDKLNQLSEFDNEEIYSKVHAILESSYNNLCSNEVKSFFLLCGLIGQSNIEIQSLLKYVMGLSLFKNISTVQGARNKVYSLIDTLKAQSLLLDGDMYGFVKIHDVVRDTALNIASREQHAFIVTSGMELVKFPNKDCTRISLPYCEIENLPEGWECPKAEALFLFTEVFCLGIPHQFFKGIRNLEVVDFTGIHFVSLPSSLAFLSNLHTLCLHRCQLDDLAIIGDLQQLRVLSFANSYVVELPRQIEQLARLKVLDVSNCSKLKMIPANALSKLSELEELYMSNSFVEWEADGNNASLAELEKLSQLTTLEMQILDDKILPKHLFSNGRLQTFRILIGDNWDWDDNYKTSRALKLKLKASIHSGYGIKVLLRETEDLCLDEVREAENLLYDIDGDGFPKLKHLRVQNNHAIQHIINSMKWAVCDAFPILESLILENLMKLEKIYHGRLAAGSFNKLEILQVKNCQRLTHLFSLSAVKCLLQLQEMKVEDCPQMKAIVIDESESSNEVFEFNGLRSLNLRNLPNLRTFHSPLKIEEFLSERDDDTHLSFFSRTVGFPNLERLSLSGLNEFKRIWHSPLAANSFFKLKSLNVVYCQKLMAVFPSNDLERFRRMQELIVSNCASLQEIYQLEGSNVDEAFELRKLNISELGSLKYVWRKDPQAVFSFQNLKSVTVSHCDVLNYLFPASIADGLLQLEELTITTCGVEEIIAEAEDVEQAPYYCFKFPQLTFLELTDLSELRSWYPGTHILELQKLTSLNVRNCNKIIKFSLQEIDEEGKRPLLFLKKMSPNLEELTLEHKDLIAIQQGQFFSKLKMLTLINLQNKSCPFIIGFLERLYSVETILVKGYNTSEELEELFSYEGLAGKEEEHARTLARVKNLKLDVVYNLKHIWDPDSGLKPLLQYLETLSVSGCHSLINVAPSSSSFQNLATLEVSYCAGLANLITASTAKSMVQLTKMTVRGCKMMTEIVTSDGDDHTEDEIINFDKLKCLELDDLPGLISFCSGNNAFNFPALENVTVKRCSRMKFFAFGDLNTPKLRGILLGDQQRWEGNLNATLAEMRVDQYFKASKFPELWHDGMQGRLLRNVERLEVDKCAMYNKAIPSNVLVFLNNLKKLEVKDCDSADVVFDLEGVSADDGLLPQLCELKLTSLPMLRHLWNKEPQGILEFKNLRLLQVGNCSSLKYIFTESIALCLLQLEKIEIYNCKMIEGIIEKEEIEEAADKMILPSLKSVVLKCLPRFSRFCSGWSNVECPLLEEMSIHKCPSLKNIFATQTLVNTINEMFPNLEKFSLDKKSTITILGFQFPTGFFSKVKVLELSFFQNKYHVPLFSLLPIFPNLERFEVLDSSLNELLPFEGLVGDQEDITTIPHIRALTLKILPGLKHIWNPDGQLHDPLFQSLETFEIWFCGNLIVLAPSSVSLGNLKTLKVFGCKTLANIFTSAAAKSMVQLETLIVTHCNMLTEIIGGVEEDGSTDEIVFSKMKTLKLEVLQNLTGFCLGSYIFNFPSLEQVTVFRCPKLRIFTVRKPSTPKIHGVFTGHRLSRTFLHWEGDLNATIEQIYMKYIGFKEIYDIQLSNFPMLKEKWHGQFPFKNLRHIWRLVVDECAFFSNAISSNLLKHLSRLNELAVERCDSVEDLFDLEGLNDDEDNDGLLKSLKELRLIDLPRLRHVWNKDPQGILSFRNLTLLKVENCSSLTNIFTLSMALGLVKLKHLELKRCNLVEHIITKEAEEEIAKDNTIFPSMESMSLECLPNLSSFYSASDVLKCPSLKRIEIVGCPNMELLASKFCKEHDLSMIAEGNGERIAASSGGKVVIPSLEELRVECNTIKNLCSQTSQADFLCGLKGIELTCISSDSTLLPSQFFESLPILEKLVLSDASFEDIIFCEEIIGEEIRPQSLVKLKELSLSKLPRLKHLRDAKLLSVFQSLETLNVMECGRLQVLVASSVSFQNLTTLQVSNCQGLVNLLSSSTARSLERLEKMKIEECELIQEVIVAEVDKEEEENEICFNQLKCLELRRLPSLSSFCSGNLTFNFPSLEEVILVECPNMKIFAQEVSTPQLWRVQTGEQLKYDKEWKDIIYYCSWEWKGTLKNTIQVICDWEWEGSLNNTIEALFKEKKAEETGIGQCSYG from the exons atggtTCTCGATATCTTTATCTCCATCTTCACTGAGGTCATTAAAGAACCCATCATGGAATTTGTTGTTGTCCCAATCAAACGACATATCAGCTACCCTTTCACCTACAAGAGCAAGGTTGAGAAACTCCATCATGAGTCTGAGAAATTGAAGAACAGAAAAGTCAAGTTGCAGCGGGCTGTTGAGGAGGCTACAAGGAAAGGGGAAGAGATCGATGAAAGTGTCAACAAGTGGCTGAACGATGCAGGCAAAGCAATTGAAGAAGCTGAGGAATGTATCAAAGGCGAAGAACAAGCGAAAAAGAGGTGTTTCGTTGGATTATGTCCTGATTTGAAGACACGCTACCACCTTAGCAAGAAAGCAGAGAAGAAAGCTCTGGCAATTCATGAGCTTGCGAGTGAAGACGACCATAATCCAATTTCCTTCCCTCCccatccacagcagatagttgCCCCGTCAGTATATGCTCGTGAGGGCTTGAATTCAAGAGAGTTGTTCTTGGAGAAAGTTATGGATGCACTATTAGATCCAGATCTTAATATGATCGGGGTGTATGGACTTGGAGGTGTGGGTAAGACCACCCTAGCAAAACAGGTCCACAGAAAAGCTCTTGAAGGGAAGCGATTCGGCGTCGTCGCTATGGTTGCTGTAGGTCAAACACCAGAACTCCGAAGAATTCAATCGGAGATCGCTGATATCCTGGGCTTGGAATTTAAGTCGGAGGAAATACCTGGAAGAGCTAATCGGCTATATGAGAGGTTGAAGAAAGAGTTGGAGAAAGAGAAGACAGAGttggagaaagagaagaaggtaCTTATAATTCTTGATGATGTTTGGAAAAAACTTGATTTGAATGCCGTAGGAATTCCCTTTGGAGATGGTTTCAAAGGATGCAAAATACTTCTCACCTCAAGGAGCCAAGACGTGTTATCTCGCAAGATGGGCACACAGCAAGAATTCAAGCTCGACGTTCTACAGGACGAAGAGGCCCGGAGTTTGTTTGAAATAACTGTAGCAGGTGCTAAAGATTCAGAATTGCCCCCTATCGCCGCAGAAATTGCTAAAAAATGTGCAGGATTGCCTCTTCTACTGCTCACAGTGGCGACAGACTTGAGAAACAGAGAGTTGTACGCGTGGAATGATAAGCTCAATCAGCTATCCGAGTTTGACAACGAAGAAATATATTCGAAAGTGCACGCGATTCTGGAGTCAAGCTACAATAATTTGTGTAGCAATGAAGTCAAGTCGTTTTTCTTGCTCTGTGGTCTGATAGGACAATCTAATATTGAAATCCAGTCCTTGCTGAAATACGTTATGGGTCTTAGTTTATTCAAGAACATTTCCACTGTCCAGGGAGCAAGAAACAAAGTATATAGTTTGATTGATACCCTTAAAGCGCAGAGCTTATTGCTAGATGGCGACATGTATGGATTCGTTAAAATTCATGATGTTGTTCGAGATACTGCTCTCAATATTGCATCTAGAGAGCAACATGCGTTTATAGTTACAAGTGGCATGGAATTGGTGAAATTCCCAAATAAGGATTGCACCAGAATTTCTCTGCCGTATTGTGAAATTGAAAATCTCCCCGAAGGATGGGAGTGCCCAAAAGCAGAGGCACTATTCCTTTTCACAGAAGTTTTTTGTTTGGGAATTCCACATCAGTTTTTCAAGGGCATTAGAAACCTGGAAGTAGTGGATTTTACTGGGATCCATTTTGTCTCCCTCCCTTCATCGCTTGCTTTCCTATCCAACCTTCATACCCTTTGCTTGCATCGATGCCAACTGGACGACTTAGCTATCATTGGAGACTTGCAGCAACTACGAGTTCTTAGTTTTGCTAACTCCTACGTTGTTGAGTTGCCCAGACAAATAGAGCAACTGGCTCGACTAAAAGTCTTAGATGTGAGCAATTGTTCCAAACTCAAAATGATTCCAGCAAATGCCTTATCAAAGCTGTCGGAGCTCGAAGAACTGTACATGAGTAACAGCTTTGTTGAGTGGGAGGCCGATGGGAACAATGCAAGCCTTGCGGAGTTGGAAAAGTTGTCTCAGTTGACTACCTTGGAAATGCAAATACTGGATGACAAGATATTACCAAAACACTTGTTCTCCAATGGCCGCTTGCAGACCTTTAGAATACTAATAGGGGATAACTGGGACTGGGATGACAACTATAAAACCTCCAGAGCGCTGAAACTTAAGCTCAAGGCAAGCATTCATTCAGGATACGGGATTAAAGTGCTATTGAGGGAGACGGAAGATTTATGCTTagatgaagtgagggaggctgaGAACTTGTTGTATGATATTGACGGGGACGGCTTTCCAAAATTGAAGCATCTCCGAGTTCAAAATAATCATGCCATTCAACATATCATCAATTCGATGAAGTGGGCTGTATGTGATGCCTTTCCAATTCTAGAGTCCTTGATTTTGGAAAATTTGATGAAGTTGGAAAAGATCTATCATGGTCGACTCGCAGCAGgatcttttaataaattagaaattttgCAAGTAAAAAATTGTCAGAGATTGACGCATCTCTTCTCATTATCTGCTGTCAAGTGTCTTTTGCAACTACAGGAAATGAAAGTGGAAGATTGTCCTCAGATGAAAGCTATTGTTATTGATGAAAGTGAAAGCAGTAATGAAGTGTTTGAGTTCAATGGCTTGCGCTCCTTAAATTTGCGAAATCTTCCAAATCTTAGAACTTTTCACAGCCCATTGAAAATTGAAGAATTTCTATCAGAACGGGATGATGATACTCATTTATCATTTTTTAGCAGAACG GTTGGTTTTCCTAACTTGGAGAGATTGAGTCTCTCCGGACTAAATGAGTTCAAAAGGATATGGCACAGTCCACTTGCGGCAAATTCCTTCTTTAAACTGAAATCATTGAATGTTGTTTATTGCCAGAAATTGATGGCTGTTTTTCCATCAAATGACTTAGAAAGATTCCGAAGAATGCAGGAGTTGATTGTGAGCAATTGTGCTTCATTGCAAGAGATATATCAACTTGAAGGGTCCAATGTTGATGAAGCATTTGAGTtgagaaaattaaatataagtGAACTGGGATCGTTGAAATATGTATGGAGGAAGGATCCACAAGCAGTTTTCagttttcaaaatttgaaatcagTTACAGTTTCACATTGTGACGTTCTAAACTATCTGTTTCCAGCCTCCATTGCTGATGGTCTTTTGCAACTTGAAGAGCTTACAATAACTACGTGTGGGGTTGAGGAGATTATTGCAGAGGCGGAAGATGTGGAACAAGCCCcttattattgttttaaatttcCTCAACTAACATTTCTTGAACTTACAGATCTATCAGAATTAAGGAGTTGGTATCCAGGAACACATATTCTTGAATTGCAGAAATTAACAAGTTTGAATGTTCGTAAttgtaacaaaataataaaattcagtTTGCAGGAAATAGACGAAGAGGGCAAACGACCCCTACTTTTTTTGAAAAAG ATGAGTCCCAACTTGGAGGAATTGACTTTAGAGCACAAGGACTTGATTGCGATACAGCAAGGACAATTCTTTTCTAAACTCAAAATGCTTACTTTGATCAACTTACAGAACAAATCATGCCCTTTTATAATTGGTTTCCTTGAAAGGTTATATTCTGTGGAAACAATTTTGGTAAAAGGTTATAATACTTCAGAAGAGTTAGAAGAGTTGTTCTCATATGAAGGACTTGccggaaaagaagaagaacatgCCAGGACACTTGCACGAGTGAAAAATTTGAAGCTAGATGTCGTTTATAATTTAAAGCATATATGGGACCCAGACTCCGGACTGAAACCACTTCTTCAGTATCTCGAGACTTTGAGTGTATCGGGTTGTCATAGTTTGATCAACGTAGCACCATCCTCATCATCTTTCCAAAATCTAGCAACTCTTGAAGTGAGTTACTGTGCAGGATTGGCAAACTTGATAACAGCGTCCACAGCCAAATCCATGGTGCAACTCACCAAAATGACAGTACGAGGGTGCAAAATGATGACAGAAATAGTGACCAGCGATGGAGATGATCATACAGAGGATGAGATTATTAATTTTGACAAACTGAAATGTTTGGAACTTGATGATCTGCCTGGTCTCATCAGCTTTTGCTCCGGCAATAATGCCTTCAATTTTCCAGCTTTAGAAAATGTTACCGTCAAGCGATGCTCCCGGATGAAGTTTTTCGCTTTCGGAGATCTAAATACACCAAAGCTACGAGGAATACTCCTGGGAGATCAACAGCGTTGGGAGGGAAACCTTAATGCAACACTAGCAGAAATG AGAGTTGACCAATATTTTAAAGCATCTAAATTTCCTGAGCTCTGGCATGATGGGATGCAAGGGAGACTCTTACGCAATGTGGAAAGGCTTGAGGTGGATAAATGTGCAATGTATAACAAAGCTATACCATCCAATGTACTGGTGTTTTTAAACAACTTGAAAAAGCTTGAGGTGAAAGACTGTGATTCAGCAGATGTAGTATTTGATTTGGAAGGGGTATCAGCTGATGATGGGCTGCTTCCCCAACTATGTGAATTGAAATTAACAAGTCTGCCAATGTTGAGACATTTATGGAATAAGGAGCCTCAGGGAATTTTGGAGTTCAAGAACCTAAGGTTGCTCCAAGTTGGAAACTGTAGCAGCTTGAAGTATATATTTACTGAGTCGATAGCATTGTGCCTCTTGCAACTTGAAAAGATAGAGATATACAATTGTAAGATGATTGAAGGAAtcatagaaaaggaagaaattgaggaAGCAGCTGATAAGATGATATTGCCTTCGTTGAAATCTGTAGTCCTTAAATGTTTGCCTAGATTCTCCAGATTCTGTTCAGGATGGAGTAATGTGGAATGTCCATTGTTGGAGGAGATGAGCATACATAAATGTCCAAGCTTAAAGAATATCTTTGCCACACAGACACTGGTGAACACAATTAATGAG ATGTTTCCAAATTTGGAAAAGTTTTCGTTAGACAAGAAGTCTACCATAACCATACTTGGATTTCAATTTCCAACAGGCTTCTTTTCCAAAGTAAAAGTTCTTGAATTGAGTTTCTTTCAAAACAAATATCATGTTCCTCTTTTTAGTTTACTTCCAATATTCCCCAATctcgaaagatttgaagttctTGATTCTTCTCTCAACGAGCTACTTCCATTTGAAGGACTGGTTGGTGACCAAGAAGATATCACTACAATCCCACATATAAGAGCTTTAACTCTTAAAATTCTTCCTGGTTTGAAGCATATATGGAACCCAGATGGCCAACTGCATGACCCATTATTTCAGTCTCTTGAGACTTTTGAGATATGGTTTTGTGGAAATTTGATTGTTTTAGCACCATCCTCTGTGTCTTTGGGAAATCTGAAAACTCTCAAAGTATTTGGATGCAAGACATTGGCAAATATTTTTACATCAGCCGCAGCCAAAAGTATGGTACAACTTGAGACATTGATTGTAACACATTGCAATATGTTGACCGAAATAATAGGAGGTGTTGAAGAGGATGGATCAACTGATGAGATTGTTTTCAGTAAAatgaaaacattaaaacttGAAGTTTTACAGAACCTCACAGGCTTCTGCTTGGGTAGTTACATTTTCAATTTCCCATCTTTAGAACAGGTGACTGTTTTTAGATGCCCCAAGTTGAGGATTTTCACTGTCCGCAAGCCGAGCACACCAAAGATACATGGTGTATTCACAGGCCACAGATTGAGTCGAACATTTCTTCATTGGGAAGGCGATCTCAATGCGACCATTGAACAGATTTACATGAAATAT ATTGGATTTAAAGAGATATATGATATTCAACTCTCCAACTTTCCCATGCTGAAAGAAAAATGGCATGGCCAATTTCCATTCAAGAACTTGAGGCACATATGGAGACTGGTGGTGGACGAGTGTGCATTTTTCTCAAATGCCATATCATCAAATCTACTAAAGCACTTGTCCCGTTTAAATGAGTTGGCCGTAGAACGATGTGATTCAGTAGAAGACCTGTTTGATTTAGAAGGACTAAATGATGATGAAGATAACGATGGGTTATTGAAGTCTTTAAAAGAATTGAGGTTAATTGATTTGCCTAGATTGAGGCATGTGTGGAACAAGGATCCTCAAGGAATTTTAAGCTTTAGAAACCTAACATTGTTGAAAGTTGAGAATTGTAGCAGCTTGACTAATATATTTACTCTGTCCATGGCTTTGGGTCTTGTAAAGCTCAAACATTTGGAATTGAAAAGATGTAATTTGGTGGAACATATCATcacaaaagaagcagaagaggaaATAGCAAAGGATAATACCATATTTCCATCAATGGAGTCCATGAGTCTAGAGTGTTTGCCTAACTTGTCAAGTTTTTATTCTGCAAGCGATGTTCTGAAATGCCCATCCTTGAAAAGAATTGAGATAGTTGGCTGTCCAAACATGGAGCTATTGGCTTCTAAATTTTGCAAAGAACATGATCTAAGCATGATTGCTGAGGGAAATGGAGAAAGAATTGCAGCCTCTTCTGGCGGGAAG GTTGTCATCCCAAGTTTAGAAGAATTAAGAGTGGAATGTAACACCATAAAGAATCTGTGTTCTCAAACATCTCAAGCTGATTTCTTGTGTGGGCTGAAAGGTATTGAGTTGACATGTATTTCTAGTGACTCTACACTTTTGCCATCTCAGTTCTTTGAAAGTTTACCCATTCTGGAAAAACTTGTTCTGAGTGATGCTTCTTTCGAAGATATCATTTTCTGTGAAGAGATTATTGGCGAGGAAATACGTCCTCAATCACTTGTGAAATTGAAAGAACTAAGTTTGTCTAAACTGCCAAGGCTCAAGCATCTAAGGGACGCCAAACTACTCTCAGTTTTCCAATCTCTGGAGACTTTAAATGTAATGGAATGTGGTAGATTGCAAGTGTTAGTGGCATCCTCTGTTTCTTTCCAAAATCTAACAACACTGCAGGTATCAAATTGCCAAGGTCTAGTAAATTTGTTGTCTTCTTCAACAgcgagaagtcttgaacgacTTGAAAAAATGAAGATAGAGGAATGTGAACTGATACAAGAAGTTATAGTGGCTGAAGtagataaagaagaagaagagaatgagATTTGCTTCAACCAACTGAAATGTTTGGAACTTCGACGTCTACCAAGTCTCTCTAGCTTCTGCTCTGGGAATTTGACCTTTAATTTCCCATCTTTGGAAGAAGTAATCCTTGTAGAATGCCCCAATATGAAGATTTTTGCTCAAGAAGTAAGCACGCCGCAGCTGTGGAGAGTTCAAACAGGAGAACAACTTAAATATGATAAAGAATGGAAAGACATTATATATTATTGCAGTTGGGAGTGGAAAGGTACCCTTAAGAACACCATTCAAGTTATATGTGATTGGGAGTGGGAAGGCAGCCTTAACAACACCATTGAAGCACTATTTAAGGAAAAG